In Nostoc piscinale CENA21, the genomic stretch CCGCCAAGTCGCCAAGAACGCCAAGAAATTTTAGAGTCTACTTAAGTTCTAATCTGGTTAGAAGCAACAGCATCAATATTAGTAATTCAAGGAAAATCCATGACATTAAGTGAAAGAGAAATTTTATCTCGAAACAATATTGCCCCGACTGAGAAAATCTTACAAACTGATATTGGTGAGTATGTTAAACAAATATTTTCCCCAACTCACGGGCAATATATAGAAAATCAAATCGATGAGATAGTTGATGATTTATCGGCAGATTTTTTAATCGCTGAAACTGCTAATAGCAATGTTGATATTGACTGGATTAGTAGTAAGTTTAGCAATAGTCAAATCCCTGTACAACCTACTGATTTTGATAGTTATTTTCAATCTTTGAATGAGAATGTCGTTGCTCATTCTATACATACATCAGCGCCGCAATTTATCGGTCACATGACTTCGGCGTTACCTTCGTTTGTGCGTCCTTTGGCAAAGTTGATGACAGCGATGAATCAAAATGCTGTCAAAATCGAAACAGCTAAGGCTTTGAGTTTTTGTGAGCGGGAAGCTTTGGCGATGATGCACCGCCAAATTTATAATTTATCTGATAATTTCTACAGCCAACATATTCAAAATAATCAAAGTACCTTGGGTATTTTGGTTTCTGGTGGGACAACAGCAAATATTACGGCTTTATGGTGCGCTCGTAATAAATCTTTAGGCGCAACCCATGATTTTTTAGGTATAGAAAAAGAAGGGTTAACAGCAGCGTTAAATTATTATGGCTATCAAGGGGCGGTGGTCATTGGTTCGGAATTGATGCACTTCTCTTTTGATAAAGCTGCGGATTTAATGGGAATCAGTACTAAAAATTTGATTCGCGTCCCAGTTGATGCTAATAATCGCGTTAATATCCCAGCATTACGCCAAGCTGTTGCAGAATGTCGCGCGAAAAATTTACATATTATCGCTATTGTTGGTATTGCTGGAACTACTGATTCTGGTAGTGTTGATCCGTTAACAGAAATTGCTGAAATTGCCCAAGAAAATCATGTACATTTCCATGTCGATGCTGCTTGGGGTGGCCCTGTCATATTTTCGCGCAAATACCAACATAAACTAGCGGGAATTGAACAAGCTGATTCTGTCACCATTGATGGTCATAAACAATTATATTTGCCAATGGGTATCGGGATGGTATTTTTCCGTGACCCTTATTTA encodes the following:
- the panP gene encoding pyridoxal-dependent aspartate 1-decarboxylase PanP, producing MTLSEREILSRNNIAPTEKILQTDIGEYVKQIFSPTHGQYIENQIDEIVDDLSADFLIAETANSNVDIDWISSKFSNSQIPVQPTDFDSYFQSLNENVVAHSIHTSAPQFIGHMTSALPSFVRPLAKLMTAMNQNAVKIETAKALSFCEREALAMMHRQIYNLSDNFYSQHIQNNQSTLGILVSGGTTANITALWCARNKSLGATHDFLGIEKEGLTAALNYYGYQGAVVIGSELMHFSFDKAADLMGISTKNLIRVPVDANNRVNIPALRQAVAECRAKNLHIIAIVGIAGTTDSGSVDPLTEIAEIAQENHVHFHVDAAWGGPVIFSRKYQHKLAGIEQADSVTIDGHKQLYLPMGIGMVFFRDPYLASAIEKQASYTMRKGSFDLGKRALEGSRPGMALFLHAGLQLIGLNGYEFLIDEGIRKTQYMAARIEELPEFELLAQPDTNLLIYRYIPEQFRDVVNHKKLTESDNQIINDFNERLQKKQRQIGRTFISRTTKITISLDKEIPVIAMRAVIANPLTTESDIDAVLLDQIQIAAAMPLTY